In one window of Clarias gariepinus isolate MV-2021 ecotype Netherlands chromosome 10, CGAR_prim_01v2, whole genome shotgun sequence DNA:
- the LOC128531938 gene encoding plasma membrane calcium-transporting ATPase 1-like isoform X3: MAQNTRRGSKYKADANHDADFGCTLQELRSLMELRGTEGLQRIQESYGDVQGLCSQLKSSPTDGLSINADDLARRKENFGKNFIPPKKPKTFLQLVWEALQDVTLIILEVAAMISLGLSFYRPPDAERETCGRIAGGVEDESEAETGWIEGAAILLSVVCVVVVTAFNDWSKEKQFRGLQNRIEQEQKFTVVRGGQVIQIPVVEIVVGDIIQVKYGDLLPADGVLIQGNDLKVDESSLTGESDHVRKALDKDPMLLSGTHVMEGSGRMLVTAVGLNSQTGIIFTLLGTGDDEGHDEKDEKERKKREKEEKKKEKERQKKEKRGKKGKKTDNHQDASDKCKDKDGVGAEGQLLSSEDGTVVENKKKSSLPKKEKSVLQGKLTKLAVQIGKAGLFMSAITVIILVVLFLVDTFCIQGLPWIKDCTPVYIQFFVKFFIIGVTVLVVAVPEGLPLAVTIALAYSVKVYVGDRHYRRVPEADLIHSKILDLLIIGISVNCAYTTKIMPPEKEGGQPRQVGNKTECALLGFTLDLGRDYQIIRKEYPEERLFKVYTFNSVRKSMSTVLKHFDGSYRMFSKGASEILLKKCCKILTARGDSKIFKSRDRDDLLKQVIEPMALEGLRTICLAYRDFPTSEGEPDWDNEADILTGLTCICVVGIEDPVRPEVPDSIKKCQRAGITVRMVTGDNINTARAIANKCGILHPGDDFLCLEGKEFNRRIRNELGEIEQERLDKIWPKLRVLARSSPTDKHTLVKGIIDSTAIEQRQVVAVTGDGTNDGPALKKADVGFAMGIAGTDVAKEASDIILTDDNFTSIVKAVMWGRNVYDSISKFLQFQLTVNVVAVIVAFTGACITQDSPLKAVQMLWVNLIMDTFASLALATEPPTEALLLRKPYGRNKPLISRTMMKNILGHAVYQLTIIFTLLFAGEKIFDIDSGRNAPLHAPPSEHYTIVFNTFVMMQLFNEFNARKIHGERNVFDGIFNNLIFCSIVLGTFVIQIVIVQFGGKPFSCVGLSIEQWLWCVFLGFGCLIWGQLITTIPTSRLKFLKTAGHGTQKEEIPEEELEDMESLDEIDHAEMELRRGQVLWCRGLNRIQTQIRVVNAFREALSPYEGLETPESRSSIHNFMTHPEFRIEDSDLAIPLIDETESEEDRSAKRSFVPSGIPSGASSPNQNNHSANTRTNHHYKDYTPQTPGSPMHSLETSL; the protein is encoded by the exons ATGGCCCAAAACACTCGCCGTGGTTCCAAGTACAAGGCAGATGCCAACCACGATGCTGATTTTGGTTGCACACTTCAAGAGCTTCGATCGCTCATGGAACTCAGAGGGACCGAAGGATTACAAAGAATCCAGGAGAGTTATGGCGATGTCCAAGGACTGTGCTCCCAATTAAAATCGTCACCCACAGATG ggCTGAGCATAAATGCTGATGACCTTGCCAGACGAAAagaaaattttggaaaaaatttCATACCTCCGAAAAAGCCCAAAACATTTCTTCAGTTAGTGTGGGAAGCACTGCAAGATGTGACACTAATTATTTTGGAAGTTGCAGCCATGATATCCTTAGGCCTTTCCTTCTACAGACCTCCAGATGCTGAAAGAGAAA CATGTGGAAGAATTGCAGGAGGAGTAGAGGATGAAAGTGAGGCAGAGACAGGATGGATAGAGGGTGCCGCCATCCTTTTATCAGTCGTCTGCGTGGTGGTCGTCACAGCCTTTAATGACTGGAGCAAAGAAAAGCAGTTCCGTGGCTTGCAGAATCGCATCGAACAGGAGCAAAAGTTCACAGTGGTGCGAGGAGGTCAAGTTATTCAGATTCCTGTGGTCGAGATTGTTGTTGGAGACATCATTCAAGTAAAATATG GTGACCTCCTTCCTGCTGACGGCGTTCTAATCCAAGGAAATGATCTTAAAGTTGACGAGAGCTCTCTCACAGGAGAATCGGACCATGTCAGAAAGGCTCTGGACAAGGATCCCATGCTACTCTCAG GTACTCATGTTATGGAAGGCTCTGGAAGGATGTTGGTCACCGCAGTTGGCTTGAATTCCCAGACTGGTATCATCTTCACTCTCCTTGGTACAGGAGATGATGAAGGACatgatgaaaaagatgaaaaggagagaaagaaaagggagaaggaggaaaagaagaaagaaaaggaaaggcaaaaaaaggagaagagagGAAAGAAGGGCAAAAAAA CAGACAACCATCAAGATGCGTCCGATAAATGCAAGG ATAAAGATGGAGTAGGTGCTGAAGGTCAGCTTCTCAGCAGTGAGGATGGGACAGTGGTTgagaacaaaaagaaatctAGTCTGccgaagaaagaaaaatctgtaCTTCAAGGAAAGCTCACTAAACTAGCTGTGCAAATTGGAAAAGCAG GGCTTTTCATGTCCGCCATCACAGTAATCATCTTGGTGGTGCTCTTTTTGGTGGACACTTTCTGTATCCAAGGGCTGCCATGGATTAAAGACTGCACCCCCGTCTATATCCAGTTTTTTGTCAAGTTTTTCATCATTGGCGTCACTGTGTTGGTTGTTGCTGTGCCAGAGGGACTTCCTCTCGCTGTCACCATTGCATTAGCATACTCTGTCAAA GTTTATGTGGGAGACAGACACTACAGGAGGGTACCTGAAGCTGATCTTATTCACAGCAAGATCTTGGATCTGCTGATCATTGGCATTAGTGTTAACTGTGCATATACTACTAAGATCATG CCACCTGAGAAGGAAGGTGGCCAACCTCGTCAGGTGGGGAACAAAACTGAATGTGCCTTGCTGGGGTTTACACTTGACCTGGGCAGAGACTACCAAATCATCCGCAAAGAATATCCAGAAGAAAGGCTTTTTAAAGTATACACCTTCAACTCTGTGAGAAAATCCATGAGCACAGTGCTGAAACATTTTGATGGAAGTTACCGAATGTTCAGCAAAGGAGCCTCTGAAATTCTCCTGAAGAA ATGTTGTAAAATTCTAACGGCTAGAGGGGATTCCAAGATCTTTAAATCTAGAGATCGAGACGACCTGCTGAAACAGGTGATTGAGCCCATGGCTTTAGAGGGTTTGAGGACAATTTGTCTGGCCTACAGGGACTTTCCTACTTCAGAAGGGGAGCCAGACTGGGACAATGAGGCTGACATCCTTACAGGGCTCACTTGTATCTGTGTCGTTGGCATTGAAGATCCTGTACGGCCAGAA GTCCCTGATTCCATAAAGAAATGTCAGCGGGCAGGAATCACAGTACGTATGGTCACTGGGGACAACATTAACACTGCTCGTGCTATTGCCAATAAATGTGGCATCCTTCATCCTGGAGATGATTTCCTGTGCCTTGAAGGCAAAGAATTTAACAGGCGAATACGCAATGAACTAGGAGAG ATTGAGCAAGAGCGTCTTGACAAGATTTGGCCTAAATTGCGTGTGCTGGCAAGATCCTCTCCAACTGATAAGCATACATTAGTAAAAG GTATAATCGATAGCACAGCTATAGAGCAAAGACAAGTAGTAGCCGTAACGGGAGATGGAACAAATGATGGCCCTGCCTTGAAGAAAGCTGATGTTGGCTTTGCTAtg GGCATTGCTGGAACAGATGTGGCCAAAGAGGCCTCGGATATTATCTTGACAGACGACAACTTCACCAGCATAGTGAAAGCTGTGATGTGGGGGCGAAATGTCTATGACAGCATCTCAAAATTCCTGCAATTTCAACTGACAGTCAATGTAGTGGCCGTAATCGTGGCATTCACTGGTGCCTGTATCACACAG GACTCTCCACTAAAGGCAGTCCAGATGTTGTGGGTAAATCTGATCATGGACACATTTGCATCGCTAGCTCTGGCTACCGAACCGCCCACTGAGGCTTTACTGCTGAGGAAACCCTACGGTCGCAACAAGCCCCTTATCTCTAGAACaatgatgaaaaacattttggGTCATGCTGTATACCAGCTCACTATCATCTTTACtctattgtttgctg GTGAGAAGATCTTTGACATTGACAGCGGCAGGAATGCTCCTTTACACGCCCCTCCTTCAGAACATTATACAATTGTCTTTAACACCTTTGTCATGATGCAACTGTTCAATGAGTTCAACGCTCGCAAGATCCATGGCGAGAGGAATGTGTTTGATGGCATCTTTAATAACCTGATCTTCTGTTCTATTGTTCTTGGCACATTTGTTATACAG attGTGATTGTGCAATTTGGTGGAAAGCCCTTCAGCTGTGTAGGTCTTAGTATTGAGCAGTGGCTTTGGTGTGTCTTTCTTGGCTTTGGATGCCTTATATGGGGGCAG CTGATAACTACCATTCCCACAAGTCGGCTTAAGTTCCTGAAGACTGCTGGACATGGTACCCAGAAGGAGGAGATTCCAGAGGAGGAACTGGAGGACATGGAATCCTTGGATGAAATTGACCATGCTGAGATGGAATTGAGAAGAGGGCAGGTCCTCTGGTGCAGGGGTCTCAACAGAATCCAGACACAA ATCCGTGTGGTGAATGCTTTCCGGGAAGCCTTGTCCCCATATGAAGGCTTGGAGACTCCAGAATCACGAAGCTCCATCCACAACTTCATGACCCACCCAGAGTTCCGCATTGAAGACTCTGATCTGGCCATCCCCCTGATTGATGAAACAGAGTCTGAGGAAGACAGATCAGCAAAACGCAGTTTTGTACCTTCAGGCATTCCTTCTGGTGCATCTTCACCTAACCAGAACAATCATTCTGCCAACACCAGAACAAATCATCACTACAAGGACTATACTCCTCAAACTCCTGGTAGTCCTATGCACAGTCTGGAGACATCACTGTGA
- the LOC128531938 gene encoding plasma membrane calcium-transporting ATPase 1-like isoform X1 — MAQNTRRGSKYKADANHDADFGCTLQELRSLMELRGTEGLQRIQESYGDVQGLCSQLKSSPTDGLSINADDLARRKENFGKNFIPPKKPKTFLQLVWEALQDVTLIILEVAAMISLGLSFYRPPDAERETCGRIAGGVEDESEAETGWIEGAAILLSVVCVVVVTAFNDWSKEKQFRGLQNRIEQEQKFTVVRGGQVIQIPVVEIVVGDIIQVKYGDLLPADGVLIQGNDLKVDESSLTGESDHVRKALDKDPMLLSGTHVMEGSGRMLVTAVGLNSQTGIIFTLLGTGDDEGHDEKDEKERKKREKEEKKKEKERQKKEKRGKKGKKTDNHQDASDKCKDKDGVGAEGQLLSSEDGTVVENKKKSSLPKKEKSVLQGKLTKLAVQIGKAGLFMSAITVIILVVLFLVDTFCIQGLPWIKDCTPVYIQFFVKFFIIGVTVLVVAVPEGLPLAVTIALAYSVKKMMNDNNLVRHLDACETMGNATAICSDKTGTLTMNRMTVVQVYVGDRHYRRVPEADLIHSKILDLLIIGISVNCAYTTKIMPPEKEGGQPRQVGNKTECALLGFTLDLGRDYQIIRKEYPEERLFKVYTFNSVRKSMSTVLKHFDGSYRMFSKGASEILLKKCCKILTARGDSKIFKSRDRDDLLKQVIEPMALEGLRTICLAYRDFPTSEGEPDWDNEADILTGLTCICVVGIEDPVRPEVPDSIKKCQRAGITVRMVTGDNINTARAIANKCGILHPGDDFLCLEGKEFNRRIRNELGEIEQERLDKIWPKLRVLARSSPTDKHTLVKGIIDSTAIEQRQVVAVTGDGTNDGPALKKADVGFAMGIAGTDVAKEASDIILTDDNFTSIVKAVMWGRNVYDSISKFLQFQLTVNVVAVIVAFTGACITQDSPLKAVQMLWVNLIMDTFASLALATEPPTEALLLRKPYGRNKPLISRTMMKNILGHAVYQLTIIFTLLFAGEKIFDIDSGRNAPLHAPPSEHYTIVFNTFVMMQLFNEFNARKIHGERNVFDGIFNNLIFCSIVLGTFVIQIVIVQFGGKPFSCVGLSIEQWLWCVFLGFGCLIWGQLITTIPTSRLKFLKTAGHGTQKEEIPEEELEDMESLDEIDHAEMELRRGQVLWCRGLNRIQTQIRVVNAFREALSPYEGLETPESRSSIHNFMTHPEFRIEDSDLAIPLIDETESEEDRSAKRSFVPSGIPSGASSPNQNNHSANTRTNHHYKDYTPQTPGSPMHSLETSL; from the exons ATGGCCCAAAACACTCGCCGTGGTTCCAAGTACAAGGCAGATGCCAACCACGATGCTGATTTTGGTTGCACACTTCAAGAGCTTCGATCGCTCATGGAACTCAGAGGGACCGAAGGATTACAAAGAATCCAGGAGAGTTATGGCGATGTCCAAGGACTGTGCTCCCAATTAAAATCGTCACCCACAGATG ggCTGAGCATAAATGCTGATGACCTTGCCAGACGAAAagaaaattttggaaaaaatttCATACCTCCGAAAAAGCCCAAAACATTTCTTCAGTTAGTGTGGGAAGCACTGCAAGATGTGACACTAATTATTTTGGAAGTTGCAGCCATGATATCCTTAGGCCTTTCCTTCTACAGACCTCCAGATGCTGAAAGAGAAA CATGTGGAAGAATTGCAGGAGGAGTAGAGGATGAAAGTGAGGCAGAGACAGGATGGATAGAGGGTGCCGCCATCCTTTTATCAGTCGTCTGCGTGGTGGTCGTCACAGCCTTTAATGACTGGAGCAAAGAAAAGCAGTTCCGTGGCTTGCAGAATCGCATCGAACAGGAGCAAAAGTTCACAGTGGTGCGAGGAGGTCAAGTTATTCAGATTCCTGTGGTCGAGATTGTTGTTGGAGACATCATTCAAGTAAAATATG GTGACCTCCTTCCTGCTGACGGCGTTCTAATCCAAGGAAATGATCTTAAAGTTGACGAGAGCTCTCTCACAGGAGAATCGGACCATGTCAGAAAGGCTCTGGACAAGGATCCCATGCTACTCTCAG GTACTCATGTTATGGAAGGCTCTGGAAGGATGTTGGTCACCGCAGTTGGCTTGAATTCCCAGACTGGTATCATCTTCACTCTCCTTGGTACAGGAGATGATGAAGGACatgatgaaaaagatgaaaaggagagaaagaaaagggagaaggaggaaaagaagaaagaaaaggaaaggcaaaaaaaggagaagagagGAAAGAAGGGCAAAAAAA CAGACAACCATCAAGATGCGTCCGATAAATGCAAGG ATAAAGATGGAGTAGGTGCTGAAGGTCAGCTTCTCAGCAGTGAGGATGGGACAGTGGTTgagaacaaaaagaaatctAGTCTGccgaagaaagaaaaatctgtaCTTCAAGGAAAGCTCACTAAACTAGCTGTGCAAATTGGAAAAGCAG GGCTTTTCATGTCCGCCATCACAGTAATCATCTTGGTGGTGCTCTTTTTGGTGGACACTTTCTGTATCCAAGGGCTGCCATGGATTAAAGACTGCACCCCCGTCTATATCCAGTTTTTTGTCAAGTTTTTCATCATTGGCGTCACTGTGTTGGTTGTTGCTGTGCCAGAGGGACTTCCTCTCGCTGTCACCATTGCATTAGCATACTCTGTCAAA AAAATGATGAATGATAACAACTTGGTCAGACACTTGGATGCGTGTGAAACTATGGGCAATGCCACTGCCATCTGCTCAGATAAGACGGGCACATTAACCATGAACAGAATGACTGTGGTGCAGGTTTATGTGGGAGACAGACACTACAGGAGGGTACCTGAAGCTGATCTTATTCACAGCAAGATCTTGGATCTGCTGATCATTGGCATTAGTGTTAACTGTGCATATACTACTAAGATCATG CCACCTGAGAAGGAAGGTGGCCAACCTCGTCAGGTGGGGAACAAAACTGAATGTGCCTTGCTGGGGTTTACACTTGACCTGGGCAGAGACTACCAAATCATCCGCAAAGAATATCCAGAAGAAAGGCTTTTTAAAGTATACACCTTCAACTCTGTGAGAAAATCCATGAGCACAGTGCTGAAACATTTTGATGGAAGTTACCGAATGTTCAGCAAAGGAGCCTCTGAAATTCTCCTGAAGAA ATGTTGTAAAATTCTAACGGCTAGAGGGGATTCCAAGATCTTTAAATCTAGAGATCGAGACGACCTGCTGAAACAGGTGATTGAGCCCATGGCTTTAGAGGGTTTGAGGACAATTTGTCTGGCCTACAGGGACTTTCCTACTTCAGAAGGGGAGCCAGACTGGGACAATGAGGCTGACATCCTTACAGGGCTCACTTGTATCTGTGTCGTTGGCATTGAAGATCCTGTACGGCCAGAA GTCCCTGATTCCATAAAGAAATGTCAGCGGGCAGGAATCACAGTACGTATGGTCACTGGGGACAACATTAACACTGCTCGTGCTATTGCCAATAAATGTGGCATCCTTCATCCTGGAGATGATTTCCTGTGCCTTGAAGGCAAAGAATTTAACAGGCGAATACGCAATGAACTAGGAGAG ATTGAGCAAGAGCGTCTTGACAAGATTTGGCCTAAATTGCGTGTGCTGGCAAGATCCTCTCCAACTGATAAGCATACATTAGTAAAAG GTATAATCGATAGCACAGCTATAGAGCAAAGACAAGTAGTAGCCGTAACGGGAGATGGAACAAATGATGGCCCTGCCTTGAAGAAAGCTGATGTTGGCTTTGCTAtg GGCATTGCTGGAACAGATGTGGCCAAAGAGGCCTCGGATATTATCTTGACAGACGACAACTTCACCAGCATAGTGAAAGCTGTGATGTGGGGGCGAAATGTCTATGACAGCATCTCAAAATTCCTGCAATTTCAACTGACAGTCAATGTAGTGGCCGTAATCGTGGCATTCACTGGTGCCTGTATCACACAG GACTCTCCACTAAAGGCAGTCCAGATGTTGTGGGTAAATCTGATCATGGACACATTTGCATCGCTAGCTCTGGCTACCGAACCGCCCACTGAGGCTTTACTGCTGAGGAAACCCTACGGTCGCAACAAGCCCCTTATCTCTAGAACaatgatgaaaaacattttggGTCATGCTGTATACCAGCTCACTATCATCTTTACtctattgtttgctg GTGAGAAGATCTTTGACATTGACAGCGGCAGGAATGCTCCTTTACACGCCCCTCCTTCAGAACATTATACAATTGTCTTTAACACCTTTGTCATGATGCAACTGTTCAATGAGTTCAACGCTCGCAAGATCCATGGCGAGAGGAATGTGTTTGATGGCATCTTTAATAACCTGATCTTCTGTTCTATTGTTCTTGGCACATTTGTTATACAG attGTGATTGTGCAATTTGGTGGAAAGCCCTTCAGCTGTGTAGGTCTTAGTATTGAGCAGTGGCTTTGGTGTGTCTTTCTTGGCTTTGGATGCCTTATATGGGGGCAG CTGATAACTACCATTCCCACAAGTCGGCTTAAGTTCCTGAAGACTGCTGGACATGGTACCCAGAAGGAGGAGATTCCAGAGGAGGAACTGGAGGACATGGAATCCTTGGATGAAATTGACCATGCTGAGATGGAATTGAGAAGAGGGCAGGTCCTCTGGTGCAGGGGTCTCAACAGAATCCAGACACAA ATCCGTGTGGTGAATGCTTTCCGGGAAGCCTTGTCCCCATATGAAGGCTTGGAGACTCCAGAATCACGAAGCTCCATCCACAACTTCATGACCCACCCAGAGTTCCGCATTGAAGACTCTGATCTGGCCATCCCCCTGATTGATGAAACAGAGTCTGAGGAAGACAGATCAGCAAAACGCAGTTTTGTACCTTCAGGCATTCCTTCTGGTGCATCTTCACCTAACCAGAACAATCATTCTGCCAACACCAGAACAAATCATCACTACAAGGACTATACTCCTCAAACTCCTGGTAGTCCTATGCACAGTCTGGAGACATCACTGTGA
- the LOC128531938 gene encoding plasma membrane calcium-transporting ATPase 1-like isoform X2, whose protein sequence is MAQNTRRGSKYKADANHDADFGCTLQELRSLMELRGTEGLQRIQESYGDVQGLCSQLKSSPTDGLSINADDLARRKENFGKNFIPPKKPKTFLQLVWEALQDVTLIILEVAAMISLGLSFYRPPDAERETCGRIAGGVEDESEAETGWIEGAAILLSVVCVVVVTAFNDWSKEKQFRGLQNRIEQEQKFTVVRGGQVIQIPVVEIVVGDIIQVKYGDLLPADGVLIQGNDLKVDESSLTGESDHVRKALDKDPMLLSGTHVMEGSGRMLVTAVGLNSQTGIIFTLLGTGDDEGHDEKDEKERKKREKEEKKKEKERQKKEKRGKKGKKNNHQDASDKCKDKDGVGAEGQLLSSEDGTVVENKKKSSLPKKEKSVLQGKLTKLAVQIGKAGLFMSAITVIILVVLFLVDTFCIQGLPWIKDCTPVYIQFFVKFFIIGVTVLVVAVPEGLPLAVTIALAYSVKKMMNDNNLVRHLDACETMGNATAICSDKTGTLTMNRMTVVQVYVGDRHYRRVPEADLIHSKILDLLIIGISVNCAYTTKIMPPEKEGGQPRQVGNKTECALLGFTLDLGRDYQIIRKEYPEERLFKVYTFNSVRKSMSTVLKHFDGSYRMFSKGASEILLKKCCKILTARGDSKIFKSRDRDDLLKQVIEPMALEGLRTICLAYRDFPTSEGEPDWDNEADILTGLTCICVVGIEDPVRPEVPDSIKKCQRAGITVRMVTGDNINTARAIANKCGILHPGDDFLCLEGKEFNRRIRNELGEIEQERLDKIWPKLRVLARSSPTDKHTLVKGIIDSTAIEQRQVVAVTGDGTNDGPALKKADVGFAMGIAGTDVAKEASDIILTDDNFTSIVKAVMWGRNVYDSISKFLQFQLTVNVVAVIVAFTGACITQDSPLKAVQMLWVNLIMDTFASLALATEPPTEALLLRKPYGRNKPLISRTMMKNILGHAVYQLTIIFTLLFAGEKIFDIDSGRNAPLHAPPSEHYTIVFNTFVMMQLFNEFNARKIHGERNVFDGIFNNLIFCSIVLGTFVIQIVIVQFGGKPFSCVGLSIEQWLWCVFLGFGCLIWGQLITTIPTSRLKFLKTAGHGTQKEEIPEEELEDMESLDEIDHAEMELRRGQVLWCRGLNRIQTQIRVVNAFREALSPYEGLETPESRSSIHNFMTHPEFRIEDSDLAIPLIDETESEEDRSAKRSFVPSGIPSGASSPNQNNHSANTRTNHHYKDYTPQTPGSPMHSLETSL, encoded by the exons ATGGCCCAAAACACTCGCCGTGGTTCCAAGTACAAGGCAGATGCCAACCACGATGCTGATTTTGGTTGCACACTTCAAGAGCTTCGATCGCTCATGGAACTCAGAGGGACCGAAGGATTACAAAGAATCCAGGAGAGTTATGGCGATGTCCAAGGACTGTGCTCCCAATTAAAATCGTCACCCACAGATG ggCTGAGCATAAATGCTGATGACCTTGCCAGACGAAAagaaaattttggaaaaaatttCATACCTCCGAAAAAGCCCAAAACATTTCTTCAGTTAGTGTGGGAAGCACTGCAAGATGTGACACTAATTATTTTGGAAGTTGCAGCCATGATATCCTTAGGCCTTTCCTTCTACAGACCTCCAGATGCTGAAAGAGAAA CATGTGGAAGAATTGCAGGAGGAGTAGAGGATGAAAGTGAGGCAGAGACAGGATGGATAGAGGGTGCCGCCATCCTTTTATCAGTCGTCTGCGTGGTGGTCGTCACAGCCTTTAATGACTGGAGCAAAGAAAAGCAGTTCCGTGGCTTGCAGAATCGCATCGAACAGGAGCAAAAGTTCACAGTGGTGCGAGGAGGTCAAGTTATTCAGATTCCTGTGGTCGAGATTGTTGTTGGAGACATCATTCAAGTAAAATATG GTGACCTCCTTCCTGCTGACGGCGTTCTAATCCAAGGAAATGATCTTAAAGTTGACGAGAGCTCTCTCACAGGAGAATCGGACCATGTCAGAAAGGCTCTGGACAAGGATCCCATGCTACTCTCAG GTACTCATGTTATGGAAGGCTCTGGAAGGATGTTGGTCACCGCAGTTGGCTTGAATTCCCAGACTGGTATCATCTTCACTCTCCTTGGTACAGGAGATGATGAAGGACatgatgaaaaagatgaaaaggagagaaagaaaagggagaaggaggaaaagaagaaagaaaaggaaaggcaaaaaaaggagaagagagGAAAGAAGGGCAAAAAAA ACAACCATCAAGATGCGTCCGATAAATGCAAGG ATAAAGATGGAGTAGGTGCTGAAGGTCAGCTTCTCAGCAGTGAGGATGGGACAGTGGTTgagaacaaaaagaaatctAGTCTGccgaagaaagaaaaatctgtaCTTCAAGGAAAGCTCACTAAACTAGCTGTGCAAATTGGAAAAGCAG GGCTTTTCATGTCCGCCATCACAGTAATCATCTTGGTGGTGCTCTTTTTGGTGGACACTTTCTGTATCCAAGGGCTGCCATGGATTAAAGACTGCACCCCCGTCTATATCCAGTTTTTTGTCAAGTTTTTCATCATTGGCGTCACTGTGTTGGTTGTTGCTGTGCCAGAGGGACTTCCTCTCGCTGTCACCATTGCATTAGCATACTCTGTCAAA AAAATGATGAATGATAACAACTTGGTCAGACACTTGGATGCGTGTGAAACTATGGGCAATGCCACTGCCATCTGCTCAGATAAGACGGGCACATTAACCATGAACAGAATGACTGTGGTGCAGGTTTATGTGGGAGACAGACACTACAGGAGGGTACCTGAAGCTGATCTTATTCACAGCAAGATCTTGGATCTGCTGATCATTGGCATTAGTGTTAACTGTGCATATACTACTAAGATCATG CCACCTGAGAAGGAAGGTGGCCAACCTCGTCAGGTGGGGAACAAAACTGAATGTGCCTTGCTGGGGTTTACACTTGACCTGGGCAGAGACTACCAAATCATCCGCAAAGAATATCCAGAAGAAAGGCTTTTTAAAGTATACACCTTCAACTCTGTGAGAAAATCCATGAGCACAGTGCTGAAACATTTTGATGGAAGTTACCGAATGTTCAGCAAAGGAGCCTCTGAAATTCTCCTGAAGAA ATGTTGTAAAATTCTAACGGCTAGAGGGGATTCCAAGATCTTTAAATCTAGAGATCGAGACGACCTGCTGAAACAGGTGATTGAGCCCATGGCTTTAGAGGGTTTGAGGACAATTTGTCTGGCCTACAGGGACTTTCCTACTTCAGAAGGGGAGCCAGACTGGGACAATGAGGCTGACATCCTTACAGGGCTCACTTGTATCTGTGTCGTTGGCATTGAAGATCCTGTACGGCCAGAA GTCCCTGATTCCATAAAGAAATGTCAGCGGGCAGGAATCACAGTACGTATGGTCACTGGGGACAACATTAACACTGCTCGTGCTATTGCCAATAAATGTGGCATCCTTCATCCTGGAGATGATTTCCTGTGCCTTGAAGGCAAAGAATTTAACAGGCGAATACGCAATGAACTAGGAGAG ATTGAGCAAGAGCGTCTTGACAAGATTTGGCCTAAATTGCGTGTGCTGGCAAGATCCTCTCCAACTGATAAGCATACATTAGTAAAAG GTATAATCGATAGCACAGCTATAGAGCAAAGACAAGTAGTAGCCGTAACGGGAGATGGAACAAATGATGGCCCTGCCTTGAAGAAAGCTGATGTTGGCTTTGCTAtg GGCATTGCTGGAACAGATGTGGCCAAAGAGGCCTCGGATATTATCTTGACAGACGACAACTTCACCAGCATAGTGAAAGCTGTGATGTGGGGGCGAAATGTCTATGACAGCATCTCAAAATTCCTGCAATTTCAACTGACAGTCAATGTAGTGGCCGTAATCGTGGCATTCACTGGTGCCTGTATCACACAG GACTCTCCACTAAAGGCAGTCCAGATGTTGTGGGTAAATCTGATCATGGACACATTTGCATCGCTAGCTCTGGCTACCGAACCGCCCACTGAGGCTTTACTGCTGAGGAAACCCTACGGTCGCAACAAGCCCCTTATCTCTAGAACaatgatgaaaaacattttggGTCATGCTGTATACCAGCTCACTATCATCTTTACtctattgtttgctg GTGAGAAGATCTTTGACATTGACAGCGGCAGGAATGCTCCTTTACACGCCCCTCCTTCAGAACATTATACAATTGTCTTTAACACCTTTGTCATGATGCAACTGTTCAATGAGTTCAACGCTCGCAAGATCCATGGCGAGAGGAATGTGTTTGATGGCATCTTTAATAACCTGATCTTCTGTTCTATTGTTCTTGGCACATTTGTTATACAG attGTGATTGTGCAATTTGGTGGAAAGCCCTTCAGCTGTGTAGGTCTTAGTATTGAGCAGTGGCTTTGGTGTGTCTTTCTTGGCTTTGGATGCCTTATATGGGGGCAG CTGATAACTACCATTCCCACAAGTCGGCTTAAGTTCCTGAAGACTGCTGGACATGGTACCCAGAAGGAGGAGATTCCAGAGGAGGAACTGGAGGACATGGAATCCTTGGATGAAATTGACCATGCTGAGATGGAATTGAGAAGAGGGCAGGTCCTCTGGTGCAGGGGTCTCAACAGAATCCAGACACAA ATCCGTGTGGTGAATGCTTTCCGGGAAGCCTTGTCCCCATATGAAGGCTTGGAGACTCCAGAATCACGAAGCTCCATCCACAACTTCATGACCCACCCAGAGTTCCGCATTGAAGACTCTGATCTGGCCATCCCCCTGATTGATGAAACAGAGTCTGAGGAAGACAGATCAGCAAAACGCAGTTTTGTACCTTCAGGCATTCCTTCTGGTGCATCTTCACCTAACCAGAACAATCATTCTGCCAACACCAGAACAAATCATCACTACAAGGACTATACTCCTCAAACTCCTGGTAGTCCTATGCACAGTCTGGAGACATCACTGTGA